The following proteins are co-located in the Frigidibacter mobilis genome:
- a CDS encoding pseudouridine synthase, producing MTSEPGKPESPGGERIAKLMARVGIASRRDAEKMILAGRVAVNGKVIDSPALDVGPGDRVTLDNRPIDEKQPTRLWLYYKPLGLVTTEKDEKGRQTVFDTMPEGMPRVMSVGRLDLNSEGLLLLTNDGDLKRALELPETGWLRKYRVRVNGQPNSATFDPLRRGLTIEGDEFLPMEVELDRQQGANAWLTVGIREGKNREIRRAMSTVGLIVNRLIRVSYGPFRLNEMKPGDVTEVKAKVMRDQLGPLLPGAEEREEARQAARGEASGGGRTGGGARPARVSREGGSERRYGDKPRFGGGARDGAEGGGERRSFGDKPRSYGDKPAYGGKPRAEGAGGERRSYGDKPAYAGKPRAEGAGGERRSYGDKPAYAGKPRAEGAGGERRSYGDKPAYAGKPRAEGAGGERRSYGDKPAYAGKPRAEGAGGERRSYGDKPAYAGKPRAEGAGGERRSYGDKPAYAGKPRAEGAGGERRSYGDKPAYGSKPRTEGAGGERRSYGDKPAYAGKPRAEGAGGERRSYGDKPAYGGKPRTEGAGDKPRSYGDKPAYAGKPRPRARAANGGAMATSRAALQASQAASPGALETSRGGPAGSAASRGPGPAARRRGRAGPGNARSQALQQRPGGNAPAVCLGAGPRAGLLL from the coding sequence GTCATCGACAGCCCGGCGCTGGATGTCGGGCCGGGCGACCGGGTGACGCTGGACAACAGGCCCATCGACGAGAAGCAGCCGACGCGGCTCTGGCTCTATTACAAGCCGCTCGGCCTCGTCACCACCGAGAAGGACGAGAAGGGCCGCCAGACCGTGTTCGACACCATGCCCGAGGGGATGCCGCGGGTGATGAGCGTCGGGCGGCTCGACCTCAATTCCGAGGGGCTGCTGCTGCTGACCAATGATGGCGATCTCAAGCGCGCGCTGGAGCTGCCCGAGACCGGCTGGCTGCGCAAGTACCGGGTGCGGGTGAATGGCCAGCCGAACAGCGCGACCTTCGACCCGCTGCGCCGCGGGCTGACCATCGAGGGCGACGAATTCCTGCCGATGGAAGTGGAGCTGGACCGCCAGCAGGGCGCGAATGCCTGGCTGACCGTTGGTATCCGCGAGGGCAAGAACCGCGAGATCCGGCGGGCGATGAGCACCGTCGGGCTGATCGTGAACCGGCTGATCCGCGTCAGCTATGGCCCATTCCGCCTGAACGAGATGAAGCCGGGCGACGTCACCGAGGTGAAGGCCAAGGTGATGCGCGACCAGCTGGGCCCGCTGCTGCCCGGCGCCGAAGAGCGCGAGGAGGCCAGGCAGGCCGCCCGCGGCGAGGCCAGTGGGGGAGGCCGCACCGGCGGCGGCGCCCGCCCGGCCCGCGTCAGCCGCGAGGGCGGCAGCGAGCGCCGCTATGGTGACAAGCCGCGGTTCGGCGGCGGGGCGCGGGACGGGGCCGAGGGTGGCGGGGAACGTCGCAGCTTTGGCGACAAGCCGCGGAGCTATGGCGACAAGCCGGCCTATGGCGGGAAGCCGCGGGCCGAGGGCGCGGGCGGCGAGCGGCGGAGCTATGGCGACAAGCCGGCCTATGCTGGCAAGCCGCGGGCCGAAGGTGCCGGTGGCGAACGGCGGAGCTACGGCGACAAGCCTGCCTATGCTGGCAAGCCGCGGGCCGAGGGCGCGGGCGGCGAACGGCGGAGCTACGGCGACAAGCCCGCCTATGCTGGCAAGCCGCGGGCCGAGGGCGCGGGCGGCGAACGGCGGAGCTACGGCGACAAGCCCGCCTATGCTGGCAAGCCGCGGGCCGAGGGCGCGGGCGGCGAACGGCGGAGCTATGGCGACAAGCCGGCCTATGCTGGCAAGCCCCGGGCCGAGGGCGCGGGCGGCGAACGGCGGAGCTACGGCGACAAGCCCGCCTATGCTGGCAAGCCGCGGGCCGAGGGCGCCGGTGGCGAACGGCGGAGCTATGGCGACAAGCCGGCCTATGGCAGCAAGCCCCGGACCGAGGGCGCGGGCGGCGAACGGCGGAGCTACGGCGACAAGCCTGCCTATGCTGGCAAGCCGCGGGCCGAGGGCGCCGGTGGCGAACGGCGGAGCTATGGCGACAAGCCGGCCTATGGCGGCAAGCCCCGGACCGAGGGCGCGGGCGACAAGCCGCGGAGCTACGGCGACAAGCCGGCCTATGCCGGCAAACCCCGGCCGAGGGCGCGGGCGGCGAACGGCGGAGCTATGGCGACAAGCCGCGCAGCTTTGCAGGCAAGCCAAGCGGCAAGCCCGGGGGCTTTGGAGACAAGCCGCGGGGGCCCGGCGGGTTCGGCGGCAAGCCGCGGGCCGGGGCCGGCGGCGCGCCGAAGGGGCCGCGCGGGCCCCGGTAACGCGCGCAGCCAAGCACTGCAGCAACGGCCGGGCGGGAACGCTCCGGCCGTTTGCCTTGGTGCTGGCCCCCGCGCCGGGCTTCTCCTATGA
- a CDS encoding 5-bromo-4-chloroindolyl phosphate hydrolysis family protein → MLAPAIFGVVAAALHVLAFGADPLRDKLAAGVDAFQSGRVARVLDEGERHLRAMHEAIGRTGDRALIGRVARFEVTVREMFTRVEQDPRDLTAARRWLGVYLEGARNATAKFADLWLRSRDTDARAQYEAFLDDLEANFAARSQTLLLDDRSDLTVEIDVLRDRLAREGLLPGDR, encoded by the coding sequence GTGCTGGCCCCGGCGATCTTTGGCGTGGTCGCCGCGGCGCTGCATGTGCTGGCCTTCGGCGCCGATCCCTTGCGCGACAAGCTGGCGGCGGGCGTCGATGCCTTTCAATCGGGCCGGGTGGCCCGGGTGCTCGATGAGGGAGAACGGCATCTGCGGGCGATGCACGAGGCGATCGGGCGCACCGGCGACCGGGCGCTGATCGGCCGCGTCGCCCGCTTTGAAGTCACGGTGCGCGAGATGTTCACGCGGGTCGAACAGGACCCACGCGACCTGACGGCGGCGCGGCGCTGGCTGGGCGTCTACCTGGAGGGCGCGCGCAATGCGACGGCGAAGTTCGCCGACCTGTGGCTGCGCAGTCGGGATACCGACGCGCGGGCGCAGTATGAGGCGTTCCTGGATGATCTGGAGGCGAATTTCGCCGCCCGCAGCCAGACGCTGCTGCTGGACGACCGCAGCGACCTGACGGTCGAGATCGACGTGCTGCGCGACAGGCTGGCCCGCGAGGGGCTGCTGCCGGGCGACAGGTAA
- a CDS encoding toxic anion resistance protein yields MTDTTRQQAAADLAEVEQLTAAILPRPGTAIVALQEAPPPVAENIRKAMAEIDLSDSGSIVGFGSAAQAELQQISQAMLADVKNKDVGPAGDSLREIVSTIRGFSVSELDVRRKASWWEKLLGRGAPFANFVARFEDVQGQIDKITDTLLGHEHKLLKDIKSLDMLYEKTLAFYDQLAIYIAAGEEKLHEIDTVLIPAKEAAVAAAPEAGQVMAAQELRDLRAVRDDLERRVHDLKLTRQVTMQSLPSIRLVQENDKSLVTKINSTLVNTVPLWETQLAQAVTIQRSTEAAAAVREANDLTNDLLTANAKNLRTANAAVRTEMERGVFDIEAVKVANAELIATIEDSLRIADEGKARRANAETELQKMEAELRDTLASASARKTGTGANIGTSA; encoded by the coding sequence ATGACCGACACCACCCGCCAGCAAGCCGCCGCCGACCTTGCCGAGGTCGAGCAGCTGACCGCAGCCATCCTGCCCCGGCCCGGCACCGCCATCGTGGCGCTGCAAGAGGCGCCGCCGCCGGTTGCCGAGAACATCCGCAAGGCGATGGCGGAAATCGACCTGTCCGATAGCGGCTCCATCGTCGGGTTCGGGTCGGCCGCGCAGGCGGAGCTGCAGCAGATCAGCCAGGCGATGCTGGCCGATGTGAAGAACAAGGACGTGGGCCCGGCGGGCGACAGCCTGCGCGAGATCGTCAGCACCATCCGCGGCTTCTCGGTGTCCGAGCTTGACGTGCGCCGCAAGGCCAGCTGGTGGGAGAAGCTGCTGGGCCGCGGCGCGCCCTTTGCCAATTTCGTGGCCCGGTTCGAGGATGTGCAGGGCCAGATCGACAAGATCACCGATACGCTGCTGGGGCATGAGCACAAGCTGCTGAAGGACATCAAGTCGCTCGACATGCTCTATGAAAAGACCCTCGCCTTCTATGACCAGCTGGCGATCTACATCGCCGCGGGCGAGGAGAAGCTGCACGAGATCGACACCGTGCTGATCCCGGCCAAGGAGGCCGCGGTGGCCGCCGCGCCCGAGGCAGGCCAGGTGATGGCGGCGCAGGAACTGCGCGACCTGCGCGCCGTGCGCGACGATCTGGAACGCCGGGTGCATGACCTGAAGCTGACGCGGCAGGTGACGATGCAGTCGCTGCCCTCGATCCGGCTGGTGCAGGAGAATGACAAGTCCCTGGTGACCAAGATCAACTCCACCCTGGTGAACACCGTGCCGCTGTGGGAAACCCAGCTGGCGCAGGCGGTGACGATCCAGCGCTCGACCGAGGCCGCCGCCGCGGTGCGCGAGGCGAACGACCTGACCAATGACCTGCTGACCGCCAATGCCAAGAACCTGCGCACCGCCAATGCCGCCGTGCGCACGGAAATGGAGCGGGGCGTGTTCGACATCGAGGCGGTGAAGGTGGCCAATGCCGAGCTGATCGCCACCATCGAGGACAGCCTGCGCATTGCCGACGAAGGCAAGGCCCGCCGCGCCAACGCCGAGACCGAGTTGCAGAAGATGGAGGCAGAGCTGCGCGACACCCTCGCCTCGGCCAGTGCTCGCAAGACCGGCACTGGCGCCAATATCGGCACCTCTGCCTGA
- a CDS encoding DUF2927 domain-containing protein produces MGRRFRLRPGLRAAATLSVVALLAACEVLAPSSVPVPPARPHRTVTPAAVPPSAASEAMRARLARVEETLLSRGLLRTDGGGPDTPFNDRQLAENFIRIALYDEYVSRNGAFVAQNTPSRLRRWEQPIRMAVEFGAAVPDDQRAKDEADVSAYAARLSRATGHPIRMSDPASANYHVLILNEDERRAYGKRLTQLVPGIDPVSVATILNLPASTFCVVFAFSNGQSSSYTNAVAVIRAEHPDRMRLSCIHEEVAQGLGLANDSPAARPSIFNDDEEFALLTRHDELLLKMLYDKRLRPGMTPQEARPIVEKMANELVGGES; encoded by the coding sequence ATGGGCCGCCGGTTCCGCCTGCGTCCCGGCTTGCGCGCCGCCGCCACCCTGTCGGTGGTGGCGCTGCTGGCGGCCTGCGAGGTCCTCGCGCCCTCCTCGGTGCCTGTACCGCCTGCGCGGCCCCACCGGACCGTGACCCCCGCGGCAGTTCCGCCCTCGGCCGCCAGCGAGGCGATGAGGGCGCGGCTGGCCCGGGTCGAGGAGACGCTGCTTTCACGCGGGTTGCTGCGCACCGATGGCGGTGGCCCCGACACGCCGTTCAATGACCGGCAGCTGGCGGAAAACTTCATCCGCATCGCGCTCTATGACGAATATGTCAGCCGCAACGGGGCCTTCGTGGCGCAGAACACGCCCAGCCGCCTGCGCCGCTGGGAACAGCCGATCCGCATGGCGGTGGAGTTTGGCGCCGCCGTGCCTGATGACCAGCGCGCCAAGGACGAGGCCGATGTCAGCGCCTATGCCGCGCGGCTGTCGCGGGCCACCGGCCACCCGATCCGCATGAGCGACCCCGCCAGCGCCAACTACCATGTGCTGATCCTCAACGAGGACGAGCGCCGCGCCTATGGCAAGCGCCTGACACAGCTTGTCCCGGGGATCGACCCGGTATCGGTCGCCACCATCCTCAACCTGCCGGCTTCGACCTTCTGCGTGGTCTTTGCCTTCTCGAACGGCCAGAGCAGCAGCTATACCAACGCGGTGGCGGTGATCCGGGCCGAGCATCCCGACCGGATGCGGCTGTCATGCATCCACGAAGAGGTGGCGCAGGGGCTGGGGCTGGCCAATGACAGCCCCGCCGCGCGGCCCTCGATCTTCAACGATGACGAGGAATTCGCGCTGCTGACCCGGCATGATGAACTGCTGCTGAAGATGCTCTACGACAAGCGGCTGCGCCCGGGGATGACCCCGCAGGAGGCACGCCCGATCGTGGAGAAGATGGCCAATGAACTGGTCGGCGGCGAAAGCTGA
- a CDS encoding SPFH domain-containing protein yields the protein MSIFDFLRGEFIDVIHWTDDTRDTMVWRFEREGHAIKYGAKLTVREGQAAVFVHEGQLADVFGPGLYQLETNNMPVMTTLQHWDHAFQSPFKSEIYFVSTVRFNGLKWGTKNPVMARDPEFGPVRLRAFGSYSMRVSDPGLFLKEIVGTDGEFTADEVSEHIRNVIVQEFSRVVTTSGIPVLDMAGNTGEFSRIVTDAISPTIAGYGLSIPELYVENISLPEAVEAALDKRSSMGIVGDLSRYAQFSAAEAMGAAASTPNSGMGAGIGAGLGMAMGSQMAAAGPWGAAAQAGQAASPPPVPAAGPQWHVAEAGASKGPFGMDALRGMAAAGTLTRATLVWSAGMAGWEPAGEVAALAPVFAQVPPPLPGA from the coding sequence ATGAGCATTTTCGATTTCCTGCGCGGCGAGTTCATCGACGTCATCCACTGGACGGATGACACCCGCGACACGATGGTCTGGCGGTTCGAGCGCGAGGGCCATGCGATCAAGTATGGCGCCAAGCTGACGGTGCGCGAGGGGCAGGCGGCGGTGTTCGTGCATGAGGGGCAGCTGGCCGATGTGTTCGGGCCCGGCCTCTATCAGCTCGAGACCAACAACATGCCGGTGATGACCACGCTGCAGCACTGGGACCATGCGTTCCAGTCGCCGTTCAAGTCGGAAATCTACTTCGTCTCGACCGTGCGCTTCAATGGGCTGAAATGGGGCACCAAGAACCCGGTAATGGCGCGCGATCCCGAATTCGGGCCGGTGCGGCTGCGGGCCTTCGGCAGCTATTCGATGCGCGTCAGCGATCCGGGGCTGTTCCTCAAGGAAATTGTCGGCACCGACGGCGAGTTCACCGCAGACGAGGTCAGCGAGCATATCCGCAACGTGATCGTGCAGGAATTCTCGCGCGTCGTCACCACCAGCGGCATTCCGGTGCTGGACATGGCGGGGAACACCGGGGAGTTCTCGCGCATCGTCACCGACGCGATCTCGCCCACCATCGCCGGCTACGGGCTGTCGATCCCCGAACTTTATGTCGAGAACATCTCGCTCCCCGAGGCGGTGGAGGCGGCGCTGGACAAGCGCAGCTCGATGGGGATCGTCGGCGACCTGAGCCGCTATGCGCAATTCTCGGCGGCCGAAGCGATGGGGGCGGCGGCGAGCACGCCCAATTCCGGCATGGGCGCCGGGATCGGCGCCGGGCTGGGAATGGCGATGGGCAGCCAGATGGCGGCGGCAGGGCCCTGGGGGGCTGCGGCGCAGGCGGGTCAGGCCGCCTCACCGCCGCCGGTTCCGGCTGCGGGCCCGCAATGGCATGTGGCCGAGGCCGGGGCCAGCAAGGGCCCGTTCGGCATGGACGCACTGCGCGGCATGGCCGCCGCGGGCACGCTGACCCGCGCGACACTGGTCTGGTCGGCGGGCATGGCCGGCTGGGAGCCTGCGGGCGAGGTCGCCGCGCTGGCGCCGGTCTTTGCGCAGGTGCCGCCGCCCTTGCCGGGAGCCTGA